The following is a genomic window from Coriobacteriaceae bacterium.
TTGCTTATTGGAAAGATTGGTGGGAACGACCACGCGCAGTTGCACGATCAGGCGGCCACGCGAACCGCCACCGCCAATGCGCGGCATTCCGTAATTATTGACGCTCACGGTGTCGCCGTACTGGGCACCGGCGGGAACCGTCACCTTAACGACCTCGTCGGGCATAATGCCCTCGACCTCGATCTCGCAGCCGAGCGCAGCCTGCGCAATCGAGATATCGCTCACCAGGTACAGATCGTCACCGTTGCGCTTAAAACGCTCGTGGTCGGCGACGCGCACGTTGACAATCAAGTCGCCCGAAGGCTCGCCGCGAAGGCCGGCCTCGCCAAAGCCGCTCACACGCAGCTGGCGACCGGTAGAAACGCCGGCGGGAATATCGATGTCGATCTTTTCATGCGAAGGCGTGCGGCCCTGACCGTCGCAGGTCTCGCAGGGATGGTCGATAACCGTGCCCTCGCCATGGCAGTCGGGGCAAGGCGAGGAAGACTGAACCTGGCCCAGGAACGAACGCTGAACCGTCGTGACGTAGCCCGTACCGTGGCAACGGCCGCACTGCTTTTCCTGTGCGCCCTCTGCCCTACCGGTGCCATTGCAGTCCTCGCAAGGAGCAAGGCGGTCATAGCTGATCGTCTTTTTGCAGCCGAGCGCCGCCTCCTCGAGCGTCACCGAAAGCGAGATGGCCATGTCACGTCCGCGACGACGCTCACGACGGCTGCGGGCGCCTCCGCCGGCACCGCCGCCAAAGAACGACGAGAACAAGTCGTCCATGCCCATGCCACCAAAGATATCGTTGATATCGACGTAGCCCGAACCA
Proteins encoded in this region:
- the dnaJ gene encoding molecular chaperone DnaJ; translated protein: MSENRDYYEVLGVDKDADARTIKRAFLKKARTVHPDVSDDPEAEAKFKELNEAYSVLSDEQKRANYDRYGTADGPGGSGYVDINDIFGGMGMDDLFSSFFGGGAGGGARSRRERRRGRDMAISLSVTLEEAALGCKKTISYDRLAPCEDCNGTGRAEGAQEKQCGRCHGTGYVTTVQRSFLGQVQSSSPCPDCHGEGTVIDHPCETCDGQGRTPSHEKIDIDIPAGVSTGRQLRVSGFGEAGLRGEPSGDLIVNVRVADHERFKRNGDDLYLVSDISIAQAALGCEIEVEGIMPDEVVKVTVPAGAQYGDTVSVNNYGMPRIGGGGSRGRLIVQLRVVVPTNLSNKQRELLRAFADEMGDDVASGKKSVTDRIKSALDDILD